GATTTTTAGGATAAATTATAAGGTTTGGATTAAGATATAACAAACCCGCAAATAAAAAATTCCTTGAAAATATATCCGGGTCAGGAATTACAAAATCTTCGCTATTAATTATAGTATCCCGAAATAATAGTATATCTAAATCTATCGTTCGTGGGGCATATTTATCAATAGAACGAACTCTTTTGAGTTGTTTTTCAATATTTCTTAACACATTAAATTTCAAGTCTATGGGTGTCATTTCTTCTATTAATTTCGTTTCAACAATACAATTAAAAAAATCAGGTTGTTTTTTACTTACACCTATTGGTGGAGTTATGAAAACAGGGGAAATATTGAGAATATCTAAATATTTTTTTAGTTCATGTAATGATTTTGGAATATTTATTTCAGGTTCAATATTAGAACCTATTCCTATGTAAATATATTCTTCAGGATTATCGGCTTGTATCATTTTTTCATCCGAGTAATTTCTACGGCAACACTTCTGGAAAAACGAAGGACACCCGGTTTATCTACTATTACAGTAACTCCCTTTACTTTCTCGAATGATAAACAAATATTTGCGATTTCTTCTGCCATTCGTTCTATAAGAAAAAAAGAAGAGTTTTCAATTGATTTTAAGATGGTTTTCTTTACTTTTTTATAATCTAATGCATCTTTAATGTCATCTGATATTCCAGCCGTTCTACAGTCTGTATAGAGGATTAAATTTATTAAAATATCCTGTTTTTCTCTTCTTTCATCGGGTTCAATTCCAATAATACAACGGACTTGTAAATCACGAATATGAATTTTATCAAATAATTCCATCATTTGAACTCCCTAATAAAAAGCGTCCTCCATCTATGAATATAACCTGTCCTGTAATGAATTTTGCTTTTAGCAAAAAGATTACAGCATCTGAAACATCATTTTCATCACCAAATGTTTGAAGTGGATTGGTTTTGCTCATTTTTTTTAGGTATTCTTTTGTTTCACCCGGAGGTGGAAGTATTAACCCCGGGGCAACAGCATTTACTCTTATTTCAGGGGCAAATTCTAT
This sequence is a window from Candidatus Hydrogenedens sp.. Protein-coding genes within it:
- the folK gene encoding 2-amino-4-hydroxy-6-hydroxymethyldihydropteridine diphosphokinase; this encodes MIQADNPEEYIYIGIGSNIEPEINIPKSLHELKKYLDILNISPVFITPPIGVSKKQPDFFNCIVETKLIEEMTPIDLKFNVLRNIEKQLKRVRSIDKYAPRTIDLDILLFRDTIINSEDFVIPDPDIFSRNFLFAGLLYLNPNLIIYPKNLPLLSFVSCYEIHKLKINCNLTKKLWKEFLHEY
- the folB gene encoding dihydroneopterin aldolase; amino-acid sequence: MMELFDKIHIRDLQVRCIIGIEPDERREKQDILINLILYTDCRTAGISDDIKDALDYKKVKKTILKSIENSSFFLIERMAEEIANICLSFEKVKGVTVIVDKPGVLRFSRSVAVEITRMKK